A stretch of Aythya fuligula isolate bAytFul2 chromosome 1, bAytFul2.pri, whole genome shotgun sequence DNA encodes these proteins:
- the LCP1 gene encoding plastin-2 isoform X2, whose amino-acid sequence MASTAHFSEEEMAELREAFSKVDVSGNGFIHANDLTDVLKAANLPLPGYKARELVQNLTTTEDGRISFDEFISIFQNLKSDDVAKSFRKQINKKEGICAIGGMSEQSSAGTQHSYSEEEKYAFVNWINKALEKDPDCKHVVPMNPETDDLFQAVRDGIVLCKMINFSVPDTIDERTINKKKLTPFTIQENLNLALNSASAIGCHVVNIGAEDLKEGKPYLVLGLLWQVIKIGLFADIEISRNEALIALLREGESLEDLMKLSPEELLLRWANYHLENAGCNKVNNFSSDIKPDFYNIIKDSRAYYHLLNQVAPKGDEEGIPAITIDMSGLREKDDVQRAECMLQQAERLGCRQFVTATDVVRGNPKLNLAFIANLFNKYPALHKPENQDIDWSSIEGETREERTFRNWMNSLGVNPRVNHLYSDLSDALVIFQLYEKIKVPVDWNRVNKPPYPKLGGNMKKLENCNYAVELGKNQAKFSLVGIAGQDLNEGNRTLTLALIWQLMRRYTLNILEDIGGGEKVNDEIIVNWVNETLTAAGKDSTISSFKDGKISTSMPVLDLIDAIQPGSIKYDLLKTEDLNDEEKLNNAKYAISMARKIGARVYALPEDLVEVKPKMVMTVFACLMGKGMKTV is encoded by the exons ATGGCGTCGACAGCACACTTCTCAGAGGAGGAGATGGCAGAGCTCCGGGAGGCTTTCAGCAAAGTGG aTGTTAGTGGAAACGGCTTCATCCATGCCAACGATTTAACAGATGTGTTGAAGGCAGCCAACCTCCCGCTCCCAGGATATAAAGCCAGAGAACTCGTTCAGAATTTGACAACCACAGAGGATGGCAGGATCAGCTTTgatgaatttatttca ATTTTCCAAAACCTGAAGAGTGACGATGTTGCTAAGTCATTCcgaaaacaaatcaacaaaaagGAGGGGATCTGTGCTATTGGTGGGATGTCAGAGCAGTCCAGTGCCGGCACACAGCACTCCTACTCAG aggaagaaaagtatGCCTTCGTCAACTGGATTAACAAAGCTCTTGAGAAGGACCCTGACTGTAAACACGTGGTCCCAATGAATCCAGAAACAGATGATCTCTTCCAGGCGGTCCGTGATGGCATAGTGCTTTG taagatGATCAACTTTTCAGTCCCAGATACCATTGATGAGAGAACAATAAACAAGAAGAAACTCACACCCTTCACGATACAG GAAAACCTGAACCTGGCCCTGAACTCTGCTTCAGCCATTGGGTGCCACGTTGTTAACATTGGAGCAGAAGACTTAAAAGAAGGGAAACCTTACCTGGTGTTGGGTCTTTTGTGGCAAGTCATCAAAATTGGACTCTTTGCTGACATAGAGATCAGCAGGAATGAAG CCTTGATTGCTCTTCTGAGAGAAGGAGAGAGCCTGGAGGATCTGATGAAATTGTCTccagaggaactgctgctgaGATGGGCAAACTATCACCTGGAGAATGCAGGATGTAACAAGGTCAACAACTTCAGCTCGGACATCAAG CCTGACTTCTACAACATTATAAAG GACTCAAGAGCTTATTACCATTTGCTGAACCAAGTTGCCCCCAAGGGAGATGAAGAAGGCATTCCAGCTATTACTATTGACATGTCAGGATTAAGG GAGAAGGACGACGTCCAACGTGCAGAGTgcatgctgcagcaggcagagcggCTGGGCTGCCGGCAGTTCGTCACGGCCACAGATGTCGTCCGGGGAAACCCAAAGCTAAACTTGGCATTCATCGCCAACTTGTTTAACAAATACCCTGCCCTGCATAAGCCAGAGAACCAGGACATTGACTGGAGCTCTATTGAAG GTGAGACAAGGGAAGAGAGGACATTCCGGAACTGGATGAACTCCCTGGGTGTTAATCCACGTGTAAATCACTTATACAG tgacCTGTCAGATGCCTTGGTTATCTTCCAGCTCTATGAAAAGATCAAAGTGCCAGTAGACTGGAACAGAGTGAACAAACCACCATATCCTAAACTGGGTGGCAACATGAAGAAG CTTGAAAACTGCAACTATGCAGTGGAACTGGGAAAAAATCAAGCCAAATTCTCCCTCGTTGGCATCGCTGGGCAGGATCTGAATGAAGGGAACCGTACACTCACGCTGGCCTTAATCTGGCAGTTGATGAGAAG GTACACGCTGAATATCCTTGAAGATATTGGTGGTGGAGAAAAGGTCAATGATGAAATCATTGTCAACTGGGTCAATGAAACACTGACTGCAGCCGGAAAGGATTCAACTATCTCCAGTTTCAAG GATGGCAAAATCAGCACCAGCATGCCAGTCCTGGACCTCATTGATGCCATTCAACCAGGATCAATCAAATACGACCTCCTGAAGACAGAGGACCTGAATGATGAGGAGAAACTAAATAATGCTAA ATATGCCATCTCTATGGCAAGAAAAATTGGAGCAAGAGTCTATGCCCTTCCAGAAGACCTGGTTGAAGTAAAACCCAAAATGGTCATGACAGTGTTTGCTTGCCTTATGGGGAAAGGCATGAAGACAGTTTAA
- the LCP1 gene encoding plastin-2 isoform X3 yields the protein MASTAHFSEEEMAELREAFSKVDVSGNGFIHANDLTDVLKAANLPLPGYKARELVQNLTTTEDGRISFDEFISIFQNLKSDDVAKSFRKQINKKEGICAIGGMSEQSSAGTQHSYSEEEKYAFVNWINKALEKDPDCKHVVPMNPETDDLFQAVRDGIVLCKMINFSVPDTIDERTINKKKLTPFTIQENLNLALNSASAIGCHVVNIGAEDLKEGKPYLVLGLLWQVIKIGLFADIEISRNEALIALLREGESLEDLMKLSPEELLLRWANYHLENAGCNKVNNFSSDIKDSRAYYHLLNQVAPKGDEEGIPAITIDMSGLREKDDVQRAECMLQQAERLGCRQFVTATDVVRGNPKLNLAFIANLFNKYPALHKPENQDIDWSSIEGETREERTFRNWMNSLGVNPRVNHLYSDLSDALVIFQLYEKIKVPVDWNRVNKPPYPKLGGNMKKLENCNYAVELGKNQAKFSLVGIAGQDLNEGNRTLTLALIWQLMRRYTLNILEDIGGGEKVNDEIIVNWVNETLTAAGKDSTISSFKDGKISTSMPVLDLIDAIQPGSIKYDLLKTEDLNDEEKLNNAKYAISMARKIGARVYALPEDLVEVKPKMVMTVFACLMGKGMKTV from the exons ATGGCGTCGACAGCACACTTCTCAGAGGAGGAGATGGCAGAGCTCCGGGAGGCTTTCAGCAAAGTGG aTGTTAGTGGAAACGGCTTCATCCATGCCAACGATTTAACAGATGTGTTGAAGGCAGCCAACCTCCCGCTCCCAGGATATAAAGCCAGAGAACTCGTTCAGAATTTGACAACCACAGAGGATGGCAGGATCAGCTTTgatgaatttatttca ATTTTCCAAAACCTGAAGAGTGACGATGTTGCTAAGTCATTCcgaaaacaaatcaacaaaaagGAGGGGATCTGTGCTATTGGTGGGATGTCAGAGCAGTCCAGTGCCGGCACACAGCACTCCTACTCAG aggaagaaaagtatGCCTTCGTCAACTGGATTAACAAAGCTCTTGAGAAGGACCCTGACTGTAAACACGTGGTCCCAATGAATCCAGAAACAGATGATCTCTTCCAGGCGGTCCGTGATGGCATAGTGCTTTG taagatGATCAACTTTTCAGTCCCAGATACCATTGATGAGAGAACAATAAACAAGAAGAAACTCACACCCTTCACGATACAG GAAAACCTGAACCTGGCCCTGAACTCTGCTTCAGCCATTGGGTGCCACGTTGTTAACATTGGAGCAGAAGACTTAAAAGAAGGGAAACCTTACCTGGTGTTGGGTCTTTTGTGGCAAGTCATCAAAATTGGACTCTTTGCTGACATAGAGATCAGCAGGAATGAAG CCTTGATTGCTCTTCTGAGAGAAGGAGAGAGCCTGGAGGATCTGATGAAATTGTCTccagaggaactgctgctgaGATGGGCAAACTATCACCTGGAGAATGCAGGATGTAACAAGGTCAACAACTTCAGCTCGGACATCAAG GACTCAAGAGCTTATTACCATTTGCTGAACCAAGTTGCCCCCAAGGGAGATGAAGAAGGCATTCCAGCTATTACTATTGACATGTCAGGATTAAGG GAGAAGGACGACGTCCAACGTGCAGAGTgcatgctgcagcaggcagagcggCTGGGCTGCCGGCAGTTCGTCACGGCCACAGATGTCGTCCGGGGAAACCCAAAGCTAAACTTGGCATTCATCGCCAACTTGTTTAACAAATACCCTGCCCTGCATAAGCCAGAGAACCAGGACATTGACTGGAGCTCTATTGAAG GTGAGACAAGGGAAGAGAGGACATTCCGGAACTGGATGAACTCCCTGGGTGTTAATCCACGTGTAAATCACTTATACAG tgacCTGTCAGATGCCTTGGTTATCTTCCAGCTCTATGAAAAGATCAAAGTGCCAGTAGACTGGAACAGAGTGAACAAACCACCATATCCTAAACTGGGTGGCAACATGAAGAAG CTTGAAAACTGCAACTATGCAGTGGAACTGGGAAAAAATCAAGCCAAATTCTCCCTCGTTGGCATCGCTGGGCAGGATCTGAATGAAGGGAACCGTACACTCACGCTGGCCTTAATCTGGCAGTTGATGAGAAG GTACACGCTGAATATCCTTGAAGATATTGGTGGTGGAGAAAAGGTCAATGATGAAATCATTGTCAACTGGGTCAATGAAACACTGACTGCAGCCGGAAAGGATTCAACTATCTCCAGTTTCAAG GATGGCAAAATCAGCACCAGCATGCCAGTCCTGGACCTCATTGATGCCATTCAACCAGGATCAATCAAATACGACCTCCTGAAGACAGAGGACCTGAATGATGAGGAGAAACTAAATAATGCTAA ATATGCCATCTCTATGGCAAGAAAAATTGGAGCAAGAGTCTATGCCCTTCCAGAAGACCTGGTTGAAGTAAAACCCAAAATGGTCATGACAGTGTTTGCTTGCCTTATGGGGAAAGGCATGAAGACAGTTTAA
- the LCP1 gene encoding plastin-2 isoform X1, translated as MASTAHFSEEEMAELREAFSKVDVSGNGFIHANDLTDVLKAANLPLPGYKARELVQNLTTTEDGRISFDEFISIFQNLKSDDVAKSFRKQINKKEGICAIGGMSEQSSAGTQHSYSEEEKYAFVNWINKALEKDPDCKHVVPMNPETDDLFQAVRDGIVLCKMINFSVPDTIDERTINKKKLTPFTIQENLNLALNSASAIGCHVVNIGAEDLKEGKPYLVLGLLWQVIKIGLFADIEISRNEALIALLREGESLEDLMKLSPEELLLRWANYHLENAGCNKVNNFSSDIKQPDFYNIIKDSRAYYHLLNQVAPKGDEEGIPAITIDMSGLREKDDVQRAECMLQQAERLGCRQFVTATDVVRGNPKLNLAFIANLFNKYPALHKPENQDIDWSSIEGETREERTFRNWMNSLGVNPRVNHLYSDLSDALVIFQLYEKIKVPVDWNRVNKPPYPKLGGNMKKLENCNYAVELGKNQAKFSLVGIAGQDLNEGNRTLTLALIWQLMRRYTLNILEDIGGGEKVNDEIIVNWVNETLTAAGKDSTISSFKDGKISTSMPVLDLIDAIQPGSIKYDLLKTEDLNDEEKLNNAKYAISMARKIGARVYALPEDLVEVKPKMVMTVFACLMGKGMKTV; from the exons ATGGCGTCGACAGCACACTTCTCAGAGGAGGAGATGGCAGAGCTCCGGGAGGCTTTCAGCAAAGTGG aTGTTAGTGGAAACGGCTTCATCCATGCCAACGATTTAACAGATGTGTTGAAGGCAGCCAACCTCCCGCTCCCAGGATATAAAGCCAGAGAACTCGTTCAGAATTTGACAACCACAGAGGATGGCAGGATCAGCTTTgatgaatttatttca ATTTTCCAAAACCTGAAGAGTGACGATGTTGCTAAGTCATTCcgaaaacaaatcaacaaaaagGAGGGGATCTGTGCTATTGGTGGGATGTCAGAGCAGTCCAGTGCCGGCACACAGCACTCCTACTCAG aggaagaaaagtatGCCTTCGTCAACTGGATTAACAAAGCTCTTGAGAAGGACCCTGACTGTAAACACGTGGTCCCAATGAATCCAGAAACAGATGATCTCTTCCAGGCGGTCCGTGATGGCATAGTGCTTTG taagatGATCAACTTTTCAGTCCCAGATACCATTGATGAGAGAACAATAAACAAGAAGAAACTCACACCCTTCACGATACAG GAAAACCTGAACCTGGCCCTGAACTCTGCTTCAGCCATTGGGTGCCACGTTGTTAACATTGGAGCAGAAGACTTAAAAGAAGGGAAACCTTACCTGGTGTTGGGTCTTTTGTGGCAAGTCATCAAAATTGGACTCTTTGCTGACATAGAGATCAGCAGGAATGAAG CCTTGATTGCTCTTCTGAGAGAAGGAGAGAGCCTGGAGGATCTGATGAAATTGTCTccagaggaactgctgctgaGATGGGCAAACTATCACCTGGAGAATGCAGGATGTAACAAGGTCAACAACTTCAGCTCGGACATCAAG CAGCCTGACTTCTACAACATTATAAAG GACTCAAGAGCTTATTACCATTTGCTGAACCAAGTTGCCCCCAAGGGAGATGAAGAAGGCATTCCAGCTATTACTATTGACATGTCAGGATTAAGG GAGAAGGACGACGTCCAACGTGCAGAGTgcatgctgcagcaggcagagcggCTGGGCTGCCGGCAGTTCGTCACGGCCACAGATGTCGTCCGGGGAAACCCAAAGCTAAACTTGGCATTCATCGCCAACTTGTTTAACAAATACCCTGCCCTGCATAAGCCAGAGAACCAGGACATTGACTGGAGCTCTATTGAAG GTGAGACAAGGGAAGAGAGGACATTCCGGAACTGGATGAACTCCCTGGGTGTTAATCCACGTGTAAATCACTTATACAG tgacCTGTCAGATGCCTTGGTTATCTTCCAGCTCTATGAAAAGATCAAAGTGCCAGTAGACTGGAACAGAGTGAACAAACCACCATATCCTAAACTGGGTGGCAACATGAAGAAG CTTGAAAACTGCAACTATGCAGTGGAACTGGGAAAAAATCAAGCCAAATTCTCCCTCGTTGGCATCGCTGGGCAGGATCTGAATGAAGGGAACCGTACACTCACGCTGGCCTTAATCTGGCAGTTGATGAGAAG GTACACGCTGAATATCCTTGAAGATATTGGTGGTGGAGAAAAGGTCAATGATGAAATCATTGTCAACTGGGTCAATGAAACACTGACTGCAGCCGGAAAGGATTCAACTATCTCCAGTTTCAAG GATGGCAAAATCAGCACCAGCATGCCAGTCCTGGACCTCATTGATGCCATTCAACCAGGATCAATCAAATACGACCTCCTGAAGACAGAGGACCTGAATGATGAGGAGAAACTAAATAATGCTAA ATATGCCATCTCTATGGCAAGAAAAATTGGAGCAAGAGTCTATGCCCTTCCAGAAGACCTGGTTGAAGTAAAACCCAAAATGGTCATGACAGTGTTTGCTTGCCTTATGGGGAAAGGCATGAAGACAGTTTAA